In the Lates calcarifer isolate ASB-BC8 linkage group LG24, TLL_Latcal_v3, whole genome shotgun sequence genome, one interval contains:
- the rpl22l1 gene encoding 60S ribosomal protein L22-like 1 — translation MQRVLRHACVISASPFPVRALNMAPIKQKRPAVGKKAKKGASWKFTLDLTHPVEDGILDSANFETFLKERIKVNGKTGNLGNIVQVGRMKNKINVTSEKQFSKRYLKYLTKKYLKKNNLRDWLRVVASDKETYELRYFQISQDDEESEADE, via the exons ATGCAGCGCGTACTACGTCACGCCTGCGTCATCTCCGCTTCTCCCTTTCCCGTCCGAGCTCTCAACATGGCGCCG ATCAAACAGAAGAGGCCAGCtgttggcaagaaagcaaaaaagggAGCTTCATGGAAGTTCACCTTGGACCTGACCCACCCTGTGGAGGACGGGATCCTGGACTCTGCAAACTTT GAAACCTTCCTCAAAGAGAGGATAAAGGTCAACGGCAAGACGGGGAATCTGGGTAACATCGTCCAGGTCGGCCGCATGAAGAACAAGATCAACGTCACGTCTGAGAAGCAGTTCTCCAAACG GTACCTGAAGTACCTGACAAAGAAGTACCTGAAGAAGAACAACCTGCGTGACTGGCTCAGAGTGGTGGCGTCGGACAAGGAGACGTACGAGCTGCGTTACTTCCAGATCAGTCAGGACGACGAGGAGTCGGAGGCAGACGAGTAA
- the eif5a gene encoding eukaryotic translation initiation factor 5A-1, whose translation MADPDCDFQTGESGASATYPMQCSALRKNGYVVLKGRPCKIVEMSTSKTGKHGHAKVNLVGIDIFTNKKYEDMCPSTHNMDVPDIKRLDYQLVNISENYMSLMSDNGDVREDLRVPENEVGKEIEAKFEAGEDFLVTVISAMGEECAIATKVLTSK comes from the exons ATGGCAGATCCCGATTGTGACTTCCAGACTGGCGAGTCTGGCGCCTCCGCCACCTACCCCATGCAGTGCTCTGCCCTGCGTAAGAACGGCTATGTGGTGCTGAAGGGACGTCCTTGCAAAATCGTGGAGATGTCCACCTCCAAGACCGGCAAGCACGGGCATGCTAAG GTTAACCTGGTTGGTATCGACATCTTCACCAACAAGAAGTATGAAGATATGTGCCCCTCCACCCACAACATGGATGTCCCTGACATCAAGAGGCTAGACTACCAG CTGGTCAACATCTCTGAAAACTACATGTCCTTGATGTCCGACAACGGCGACGTCAGGGAGGACCTGCGTGTCCCTGAAAACGAAGTCGGCAAGGAAATCGAGGCAAAGTTTGAGGCGGGTGAAGACTTCCTG GTCACCGTGATTTCTGCCATGGGGGAGGAATGTGCTATCGCTACCAAGGTTTTGACCAGCAAATAG